The Silene latifolia isolate original U9 population chromosome X, ASM4854445v1, whole genome shotgun sequence genome contains the following window.
TGTTATTATACTTACGTACCTATCATATTTTTCTAATCGTTCACAGTTTGATAAGGCATAAATATGGGCACGCTCATATTCCTCTCCATCCAAGTATCTTATTTTTCCTTTTGTGAATGATTTacctccattttttttttttgaaatagcTCGGGTAAAGTAGAATCATTTTGCTTTGTGGTTCCAAAATCCAAATCTTTAGCCTTTGTGTCTATATGCTCTTCAAAATATTGGGAGGAGAAATTTGATATTTCTTTCACTAAAAAAGCATTGCAAATAGACCCTTCTATTCTTGCTTTATTACCAGCTTTTTGTTTTAGGTGATTTAGAAGCCTACATACACTTTTAGTGTTAGTAGCATATACAAGATATATAGATTAGTTTGAATAAGTAATTTAACTAAGAGATGTTTTCATTTACCTCTCAAAAGagtacatccacctatattgcacTGGGCCTCCTACTCTTGCTTCATAAGGCAAATTTATAGGTAAGTGTTCCATAGAATTGAAAAATGACAGCGGAAACACTCTTTCAAGCTTGCAAAGGATCTCGGCAATGTTGGGCTCTAGATTTTCTATGTTTTCGAGTTTGAGGGTCGGGGCACACAAATCACGGAAGAATAGACTTATTTTAGTTATTGGATTCCACAATTCTTTCGGCAATAAGTGTTTCAAGGCAACTGGTAATAATCTttccatgaatacatgacaatcatgactctTCATCCTATGAAGAGTGAGATCGTTTAGATCAACACACCTACTCAAGTCTGATGCATATCCATCAGGAAACCTCAAATTACAAATCCACTCGCACAACACTTTCTTTTGAGCCTCATCAAGAGCAAATGGAGATTTTGGCTTTTGACCATTCTCTTTTATGTGTAAATGTGATCTTTTGCCTAATTTGGGCAAGTCTTTCCTTGAGTTGTGATTGTCGACAGTTTTCTTCTTATTATCCATCACTGTGTGAATCAACaactcaaagaaattcttttcaaTATGCATGACATCCAAATTATGCCTTAGCAACAAATGCTTCCAATACGGTAATTCCCAAAATATACATCTCTTAAACCATCCCATTTTTAACTTTTTCAACTCCTTAAATTCAGCATCTTTACCGTCAATGATAGTTTGATAATCACGAATATTCTCCCAAATTTCAAATCCATCAACTATTGGAGGGGGTTCATCATTTTTTTGAAACTTATTCTTAAGAAAGGATGTTTTATTATAACGGAATACGTGGTTAGTGGATAAGAAATGTCGGTGACAGTCAAACCAACACATCTTACCTCCGTGAGGAAGCCAAAAGGCCTTTGATTCTTCCATACAATATGGACAAGCAAGTTTACCGGCGATTGCCCAACCAAAAAGCATGCCGTAAGCTGGAAAGTTATTGATGGTCCATAAAAGAGCGGCTTTGAGCTGAAAGTTTTTTTTCTTCGACACATCAAAAGCGGGTATACCAACCTCCCACAAGTCTTTCAACTCTTCAATAAGAGGTTGTAAATAGACATCCAAGTTTTTTTTAGGATTTTTAGGACCGGGAACAATCAAGGAAAGAAACATAAACGGTTTCTTCATGCATAACCATGGCGGTAGGTTATAAGGAGTGAGAATTACGGACCAACATGAATAATTCTTCCCAAATTGACCGTATGGTTTAAAACCGTCTGTGCACAGACCAAGTCTAACATTTCGAGGCTCACTAGCAAATTCTGGGAACATTTTATCCAAATGCTTCCAAGCCTCACTATCACTTGGGTGAGCGAATGTACCTTGCACACGAGGGTTTTGATCATGCCATCTCATTGCCTCCGCAATATTCCTAGTTGCATAAAGTCGTTGCAATCTTGGACCTAGAGGGAAGTAGATTAAGAATTTGTGAGGTATGCTCTTTCCACTTGCAGGTTTTGGCTTGTACCTATCTTTGCCACACTTCTTACATTTTTCAAGTGACACATCTTCATTTCAAAAGAGCATACAGCCCTCTTCACAACAATGAATCTTTTGATAGGGAAGTTGAAGAGCTTTAAGCAATTTTTTTGCGTTATAGAATGTGTGGGTCATCACATTATCCCGAGGTAAAGCATCTTCAAGTAATGAGGCAACCTTATCTACACATTTGTGCGATAAGTTATCCTCACATTTTATGTTAATAAGCCTTGAAGTTGCTTGTAACACTGACATATCGCTCCCCTTATACAAAGGCATCTCCGCCGCCTCTAACATATCAAAAAAACTCTTCAATTGAGGGCGTGGAGTTTCTTCTTCACCGATAGGAGGTTCCTCCAAAAGGTCTAACGCCGTGTCTCCTAAACCATCTATTACCATGTCTCGATATGATCCGCCAATGGAAGCGTGAGTGTTTGGTTCATTGTTGTGTATTGTAAAAGAAAAAGG
Protein-coding sequences here:
- the LOC141620334 gene encoding uncharacterized protein LOC141620334, producing MVIDGLGDTALDLLEEPPIGEEETPRPQLKSFFDMLEAAEMPLYKGSDMSVLQATSRLINIKCEDNLSHKCVDKVASLLEDALPRDNVMTHTFYNAKKLLKALQLPYQKIHCCEEGCPRLQRLYATRNIAEAMRWHDQNPRVQGTFAHPSDSEAWKHLDKMFPEFASEPRNVRLGLCTDGFKPYGQFGKNYSCWSVILTPYNLPPWLCMKKPFMFLSLIVPGPKNPKKNLDVYLQPLIEELKDLWEVGIPAFDVSKKKNFQLKAALLWTINNFPAYGMLFGWAIAGKLACPYCMEESKAFWLPHGGKMCWFDCHRHFLSTNHVFRYNKTSFLKNKFQKNDEPPPIVDGFEIWENIRDYQTIIDGKDAEFKELKKLKMGWFKRCIFWELPYWKHLLLRHNLDVMHIEKNFFELLIHTVMDNKKKTVDNHNSRKDLPKLGKRSHLHIKENGQKPKSPFALDEAQKKVLCEWICNLRFPDGYASDLSRCVDLNDLTLHRMKSHDCHVFMERLLPVALKHLLPKELWNPITKISLFFRDLCAPTLKLENIENLEPNIAEILCKLERVFPLSFFNSMEHLPINLPYEARVGGPVQYRWMYSFERLFEAFIREQHPQVTNDDEVWSSYEKLYPMWFKEHVFQENIKDDLLVALAIGPSKEVQTWQRYSINGFNFHTLKYGKNKASMNYGVCVNGIDGDDYYGTLEEIIELRYCGEQTVYNAIFFKCCWMDNSSIDTIVHDIYKLLEVNHKRKYGKYDPFVLAH